The proteins below come from a single Argentina anserina chromosome 1, drPotAnse1.1, whole genome shotgun sequence genomic window:
- the LOC126783334 gene encoding SKP1-like protein 1A, giving the protein MSSSAKKITLKSSDGESFEVEEAVALESQTIKHMIEDDCADNGIPLPNVTSKILAKVIEYCKKHVDAVKPEEKLSEDELKTWDQEFVKVDQATLFDLILAANYLNIKNLLDLTCQTVADMIKGKTPEEIRKTFNIKNDFTPEEEEEVRRENQWAFE; this is encoded by the exons ATGTCTTCGTCGGCGAAGAAGATCACCCTGAAGAGCTCGGACGGCGAGTCGTTCGAGGTGGAGGAGGCGGTGGCGCTGGAGTCGCAGACGATCAAGCACATGATCGAGGACGATTGCGCCGATAACGGAATCCCTCTCCCCAACGTCACCAGCAAGATCTTGGCCAAGGTCATCGAGTACTGTAAGAAACACGTCGACGCTGTCAAGCCCGAGGAGAAGCTCTCCGAGGATGAGCTCAAGACCTGGGACCAGGAGTTCGTCAAGGTTGACCAGGCCACCCTCTTCGATCTAATCTTG GCTGCGAACTACTTGAATATAAAGAATCTGCTGGACTTGACATGCCAGACTGTTGCGGATATGATCAAGGGCAAGACCCCGGAGGAGATCAGGAAGACCTTCAACATCAAGAATGACTTCACTccagaggaagaggaggaggtgcGCCGTGAGAACCAATGGGCATTTGAATAG
- the LOC126792865 gene encoding pentatricopeptide repeat-containing protein At3g51320-like — MARISTRELLRFRPPKPNLYSSPKHYSSSPSSLKPCFLNPRIFWVLDSCQTLAQLTQLHTQMVTWGLFDEFWARKLLKSYSDFGGVDYAVLIFRYITNPGAFCVNTVMKAHLDSSDPRRGIMVYFESLRGGFAPNSYSLVRLLGCCSELGDVGVGMKCHGQGLKHGVGTVVQVGNSLVRMYCCCGKVELARKVFDEMPERDAVSWNAMVDGYARFGDLNAGEEVFGAMPERNVVAWNAMLRGYWKGGKPGLAIKWFRRMVEMGVKGDGTTMVNMLAACGKSARLREGSSVHGYLIRALMEVNIVVGTALIDMYCKCKRVEAARVVFASMAHRNLVCWNAMILGICFEGDPQGGLNLFSEMLGRTKSGNEETVPEKRLSRSDESRGGILPDEITFIGVLCACTRAGLLKEAEDYFSQMINVYHLKPQFAHYWCMANVYVRMGLTQEAEEIVRKMPEVAKDLSKESLAWANVLGSCRFQGDITVGEQIAISLIDMEPQNIGYYRLLLNIYAAACRWEDVARVKKMMSENKLGRLPGCNLVDLNEIVRTSW; from the coding sequence ATGGCACGCATTTCCACGCGCGAACTCCTTCGCTTTCGCCCCCCAAAGCCAAATCTTTACTCCTCACccaaacactactcatcatcgcCTTCATCTCTTAAACCCTGTTTCCTGAACCCCAGAATCTTCTGGGTTCTCGATTCATGTCAAACCCTGGCCCAGCTCACCCAGCTCCATACCCAAATGGTCACATGGGGCCTCTTCGATGAGTTCTGGGCAAGAAAGCTTCTCAAGAGCTACTCGGATTTCGGCGGCGTAGATTACGCCGTTCTGATCTTCAGGTACATTACAAACCCTGGTGCATTCTGCGTCAACACTGTAATGAAGGCTCATTTGGATAGCTCCGACCCGCGTCGGGGTATAATGGTCTATTTTGAATCACTGAGAGGAGGGTTTGCTCCCAATAGCTATAGTTTGGTGCGGCTTTTGGGTTGTTGTAGTGAGCTGGGTGATGTCGGGGTTGGGATGAAGTGCCATGGGCAGGGTTTGAAGCATGGGGTGGGGACTGTGGTTCAGGTTGGCAACTCATTGGTGCGTATGTATTGTTGCTGTGGTAAAGTTGAGCTTGCGAGGaaggtgtttgatgaaatgcctGAGAGAGACGCGGTGTCGTGGAACGCAATGGTGGATGGGTACGCGAGGTTTGGGGATTTGAATGCTGGGGAGGAGGTGTTTGGTGCAATGCCGGAGAGGAATGTGGTTGCCTGGAATGCGATGTTGAGGGGGTATTGGAAGGGAGGGAAGCCGGGGTTGGCGATCAAGTGGTTtaggagaatggtggaaatgGGAGTGAAGGGGGATGGGACGACGATGGTGAACATGCTTGCGGCGTGTGGGAAGTCGGCTAGGCTGAGAGAAGGAAGCTCAGTTCATGGGTATCTGATTAGGGCGTTAATGGAGGTGAATATAGTTGTTGGTACGGCTTTGATTGATATGtattgtaaatgtaaaaggGTCGAAGCGGCGCGTGTGGTGTTTGCGAGCATGGCACATAGGAACTTGGTTTGCTGGAATGCTATGATTTTGGGGATTTGTTTTGAGGGAGATCCTCAAGGTGGACTTAACCTGTTTAGTGAAATGTTGGGTAGAACAAAGTCAGGGAATGAGGAAACCGTCCCTGAGAAGAGATTGTCGAGGTCAGATGAGAGCAGAGGGGGAATTCTCCCGgatgaaattacttttataggTGTTCTATGTGCCTGCACGCGTGCTGGATTGTTAAAAGAAGCCGAAGATTACTTCAGTCAAATGATTAATGTATACCATTTAAAGCCCCAGTTTGCACATTATTGGTGCATGGCTAATGTTTATGTTCGTATGGGGCTAACACAAGAGGCAGAGGAAATAGTCAGGAAAATGCCAGAAGTTGCTAAAGATTTGTCAAAAGAATCCTTGGCATGGGCTAATGTGCTTGGTTCATGTCGTTTCCAGGGGGATATAACTGTAGGAGAACAAATTGCAATATCTCTGATTGACATGGAGCCTCAAAACATAGGATACTACAGATTATTGCTGAATATTTATGCTGCAGCGTGCCGATGGGAGGATGTAGCACGGGTTAAAAAGATGATGAGTGAAAACAAGCTCGGAAGGCTACCAGGCTGCAATCTTGTGGACTTGAACGAAATCGTTCGTACTAGTTGGTAA
- the LOC126794131 gene encoding bZIP transcription factor 27, which translates to MSSTGSEETHYNSSSWSPPNIASPSPFSQQATPRRTMEEVWKDINLASLSDSSNTLNNNPNFRNMTLQDFLARPFGNAVPPGSDQHQHQHQHQHQHHHITHNSHPPPSPPPPPPAQAVMQSPATVLSLNHLESDQFQLFCIENLNSRPIIDINHPNISTVSDNSFSGAYPFEGLGNQSSPSSGLVVPSGFGVGKRTLPESDHSNFGGGDRRHKRMIKNRESAARSRARKQAYTNELELEVEQLMEENARLRRQQEQLTTAAASQLPKKPSLQRSTTAPF; encoded by the exons ATGTCCTCAACTGGTAGTGAAGAAACCCACTACAACTCATCTTCCTGGTCTCCCCCGAACATAGCCTCCCCATCTCCATTCTCGCAGCAGGCAACCCCAAGAAGAACCATGGAGGAGGTCTGGAAGGACATCAACCTCGCCTCGCTTTCGGACTCCAGCAACACACTCAACAACAATCCCAACTTCAGAAACATGACCCTCCAAGACTTTCTCGCAAGGCCCTTTGGCAATGCAGTCCCTCCCGGATCCGATCAGCACCAGCACCAGCACCAGCACCAGCACCAGCACCACCACATCACTCACAACTCTCATCCTCCTCCTtcacctccacctccacccCCAGCTCAAGCTGTGATGCAGAGTCCGGCCACTGTTCTGAGCTTGAATCATTTGGAGTCGGACCAGTTTCAGCTCTTCTGTATTGAGAATCTTAATTCTAGGCCTATTATTGACATCAACCACCCCAACATTAGTACTGTATCTGATAATTCTTTCAGTGGTGCTTACCCGTTTGAGGGTCTCGGAAACcaatcttctccttcttctggGTTGGTTGTGCCATCGGGTTTTGGGGTTGGGAAGAGGACTTTACCCGAATCTGACCACAGCAACTTCGGAGGAGGAGATCGGAGACACAAACGGATGATCAAGAACAGAGAATCTGCTGCAAGATCCAGAGCAAGGAAGCAGG CTTACACGAATGAGCTGGAGCTTGAGGTTGAGCAGTTAATGGAAGAGAACGCGAGGCTGAGAAGACAGCAAGAACAG TTAACTACTGCAGCAGCTTCTCAACTCCCCAAAAAGCCTAGTCTGCAGCGATCAACAACAGCACCATTCTGA
- the LOC126799807 gene encoding la-related protein 1C-like → MAAINPGNKNNPETAPVTAGESVSVSSPQSRRVAKAAPWTHIVRGESEAITTAAPSSPSSTELAAAAAAAGSFSSSSSQSNSSSPTLVDESVGEGSENGSGPNGNAGKKPAWNKPSNGAIEVGPVMGAVSWPALSDARASSTKSSTESLKAASDSPLSISVPQGAATATISSPKQVSSSSTPTHSGPTRQRSMKQRNNPSASANGGVPQHLTSTGQGVEVTANNPSPKEHNRRSAFGSQTQSSNDHPQQRNSFRNRNGGPHPRGDGTHHHNYGSRHQDRGSQDWNNHRNFTNRDNHMHPQRVAPRGIRPTHQAPAPPHAPAFIPQPIRPYPGHLGFDIQGPLLYIHPGQDPLVPFMAPPRPPLIFAGPDLQLHTKIINQIDYYFSNENLIKDTFLRQNMDDQGWVRIKLIAGFNKVMNLTDNIQIILDALRMSTVVEVQGDKIRRRNDWMKWVMPAAQPPAVSSSQTLGKPGNDILSAHIQSISLDEKTANSNNFQNSSQQQLSSGDGAGQ, encoded by the exons ATGGCGGCGATTAATCCCGGCAACAAGAATAACCCCGAAACGGCTCCGGTTACCGCCGGCGAGAGTGTTAGTGTGAGCAGCCCGCAGTCGCGCCGGGTTGCGAAGGCGGCGCCGTGGACGCATATTGTTCGGGGAGAATCTGAGGCGATCACCACGGCCGCTCCTTCCTCGCCTTCATCGACTGAACTAGCTGCCGCAGCGGCGGCGGCTGGTTCTTTTTCGTCGTCTTCTTCACAGTCGAATTCATCGTCGCCGACACTGGTGGATGAGTCAGTGGGCGAGGGCTCGGAGAATGGGAGTGGGCCCAACGGCAATGCAGGTAAGAAGCCTGCTTGGAACAAGCCGTCGAATGGAGCTATTGAGGTTGGGCCGGTAATGGGAGCTGTTTCGTGGCCTGCTTTGTCCGACGCTCGGGCTTCTTCGACGAAATCGTCTACTGAATCATTGAAAGCTGCTTCGGATTCGCCTTTGTCCATCTCGGTCCCGCAG GGGGCTGCAACAGCAACTAtctcatcaccaaaacaagtgAGTTCTTCTTCGACTCCAACCCACAGTGGACCTACTCGCCAGAGATCgatgaaacaaagaaataatcCAAGTGCATCCGCTAATGGTGGTGTGCCCCAGCATCTAACGTCAACTGGTCAAGGTGTTGAAGTGACTGCAAATAACCCTTCACCGAAGGAACATAACCGTAGGAGTGCATTTGGTTCACAAACTCAGAGCAGCAATGATCATCCACAACAGCGTAACTCCTTCAGGAACCGAAATGGTGGTCCACATCCTCGTGGAGATGGTACTCACCATCACAACTATGGCAGCAGGCATCAGGACCGTGGAAGTCAAGATTGGAACAATCATCGAAATTTTACCAATAGAGACAATCACATGCATCCTCAGAGAGTTGCCCCTAGGGGAATCAGGCCAACTCACCAAGCACCGGCACCCCCACATGCCCCTGCGTTTATCCCCCAGCCTATAAGACCTTACCCTGGTCACTTAGGGTTTG ATATTCAAGGGCCACTACTGTACATTCATCCGGGACAGGATCCACTAGTACCTTTTATGGCACCACCACGGCCTCCCCTGATTTTTGCTGGTCCAGATCTTCAGCTGCATACTAAGATTATTAATCAGATAGATTATTATTTCAg TAATGAGAATTTAATTAAAGATACTTTCTTGCGGCAAAACATGGATGATCAGGGATGGGTTCGTATTAAATTAATAGCAGGCTTCAACAAA GTTATGAACTTGACAGACAATATCCAGATTATACTGGATGCTCTGAGAATGTCAACTGTGGTAGAAGTACAG GGTGATAAAATAAGGAGGCGCAATGATTGGATGAAATGGGTAATGCCAGCTGCTCAGCCTCCTGCAGTGTCAAGCTCTCAGACCCTTGGTAAACCCGGAAATGATATTCTATCAGCTCATATCCAAAGTATTTCACTTGATGAGAAGACTGCTAACAGCAACAACTTTCAGAACAGTAGCCAGCAACAGCTGTCCTCTGGTGATGGAGCAGGCCAATAA
- the LOC126794951 gene encoding uncharacterized protein LOC126794951, translating into MKRIKVLKDAASGLNKTLYERLVCPLSRQPLRYCEETNCLISDAVGVSFPIKDGIPCLVPADGKILDTDAIKPEEGGESSGKRQAN; encoded by the exons ATGAAACG CATTAAGGTTCTGAAAGATGCGGCGTCTGGGCTCAATAAGACGCTATACGAGAGACTCGTCTGCCCACTTTCTAGGCAACCCTTGag GTACTGTGAGGAAACAAATTGTTTGATCAGTGATGCGGTTGGTGTTTCCTTCCCT ATAAAGGATGGGATTCCTTGCTTAGTACCAGCAGATGGCAAGATCCTTGATACGGATGCAATAAAGCCTGAAGAGGGTGGGGAGTCATCAGGGAAGAGGCAAGCAAATTGA
- the LOC126797285 gene encoding protein MID1-COMPLEMENTING ACTIVITY 1, with amino-acid sequence MDFGDIANVAQLTGLDAVKLIGMIGKAAATARMHKKNCRQFAQHLKLIGNLLEQLKISELKRYPETREPLEQLEEALRRSYILVNSCQDRSYLYLLAMGWNIVYQFRKAQNEIDRYLKLVPLITLVDNARVRERLEDIELDQREYTLDEEDRKVQDVILKPDPSKHDTVVLKKTLSCSYPNLPFCKALEKENEKLQLELQRSQATYDVSQCEVIQRLLEVTEAVAANSSPEKNQKKIERDHSDVNSEKVHSPDEKSYKKSESHISRGSYHHGEWNTDLLGCCSEPSLCFRTFFYPCGTFSKIATVATNRHMSSGEACNELMAYSLVLSCCCYTCCIRRKLRKTLNISGGFIDDFLSHFMCCCCALVQEWREVEIRGMTYGPDKTKISPPPSQYMES; translated from the exons ATGGACTTCGGGGACATAGCCAATGTGGCTCAGCTGACGGGGCTGGACGCCGTGAAGCTGATCGGAATGATCGGCAAGGCGGCGGCGACGGCGAGAATGCACAAGAAGAACTGCAGGCAGTTTGCGCAGCATCTGAAGCTGATAGGGAATTTGCTGGAGCAGCTCAAGATCTCGGAGCTCAAGAGGTATCCGGAGACACGAGAGCCGTTGGAGCAGCTGGAGGAGGCTCTGAGGAGGTCGTACATTTTGGTCAACAGCTGCCAGGATCGGAGCTATTTGTATCTGCTTGCAATGGGATGGAACATCGTGTATCAGTTCAGGAAGGCGCAGAATGAGATTGATAGATACTTGAAGCTTGTGCCTTTGATTACTCTTGTCGACAATGCTCGAGTCAGG GAGAGACTGGAAGACATTGAACTGGATCAACGTGAGTACACATTGGATGAAGAGGACAGGAAGGTGCAGGATGTGATACTTAAACCAGATCCCTCTAAGCACGATACTGTAGTGTTGAAGAAAACACTTTCTTGCTCCTATCCAAACCTGCCTTTTTGCAAGGCGCTTgaaaaggaaaatgaaaaGCTTCAACTTGAACTGCAAAGATCGCAAGCTACTTATGATGTGAGTCAATGTGAAGTGATTCAGCGTTTGTTAGAAGTGACAGAAGCTGTAGCTGCAAACTCTTCCCCTGaaaaaaatcagaagaaaATAGAGCGGGATCATTCAGATGTCAATAGTGAGAAAGTACATTCACCTGATGAAAAAAGCTACAAGAAGAGTGAATCTCACATTTCTCG AGGTTCATATCACCATGGAGAGTGGAATACTGATCTTCTAGGTTGTTGCTCAGAGCCATCTTTGT GTTTCAGGACATTCTTCTATCCTTGTGGGACATTTTCAAAAATCGCTACTGTGGCAACTAACAGGCATATGT CTTCAGGCGAAGCATGTAATGAGTTGATGGCGTATTCATTAGTACTGTCATGTTGTTGCTACACATGCTGCATTAGAAGGAAACTTCGCAAGACATTGAATATTTCG GGAGGCTTCATTGATGATTTCCTTTCACATTTTATGTGTTGCTGCTGTGCCCTTGTCCAAGAATGGCGAGAAGTCGAAATACGTGGAATGACATATG GTCCTGATAAGACGAAAATTAGCCCTCCACCCTCACAATACATGGAGTCCTAA